In a single window of the Thermofilum uzonense genome:
- a CDS encoding ABC transporter substrate-binding protein — MQNQVKKSNKILLTAVFIIGLLIGGGLGYLLGHTSPSLQSSYIDKIKSRGKLIVGTSADWPPFEYVDKNGNFAGIDIEIAKRIAQALGVQLEIKDMQFSALIEAVKNGDVDMVLADMTPTSEREKVVDFSFPYYFASKGVVVVLKNSNIAKLEDLYGKKVGVQLGTIQEDYANEYLKGKAEIKTYDKVYPDMVMVLQRGDVDAIIIGEKIANALIIKNPDLKTAFIVGKPTAGAAVALPKGATDLKVFVDKVIEDLINSGEMDQIFLNETLKWLGGS, encoded by the coding sequence ATGCAGAACCAGGTAAAAAAATCAAATAAAATATTACTTACAGCTGTATTCATTATAGGACTTTTAATCGGTGGTGGACTAGGGTATCTACTCGGACATACATCACCATCACTACAATCTAGCTATATCGATAAAATTAAATCACGTGGAAAACTTATAGTTGGAACATCGGCAGACTGGCCGCCATTCGAGTATGTCGATAAGAACGGGAACTTTGCAGGAATAGACATCGAGATAGCGAAGCGAATAGCACAGGCGTTAGGAGTACAGCTCGAGATAAAGGATATGCAGTTTTCAGCCTTAATTGAAGCTGTAAAGAACGGCGATGTGGATATGGTTCTAGCAGACATGACCCCCACTTCTGAACGCGAAAAAGTAGTAGACTTCTCATTTCCATACTATTTTGCTAGTAAGGGCGTGGTTGTAGTACTTAAAAATTCAAACATCGCAAAGCTGGAGGACCTCTACGGAAAAAAGGTCGGAGTCCAGCTTGGAACAATACAGGAGGACTATGCTAACGAGTATCTGAAGGGGAAGGCTGAGATAAAAACATACGACAAAGTATACCCAGACATGGTAATGGTACTGCAGAGGGGCGACGTTGACGCGATAATAATAGGAGAAAAAATTGCAAACGCCCTCATCATAAAGAATCCTGATCTCAAGACAGCTTTCATTGTTGGCAAGCCAACAGCGGGTGCTGCGGTCGCTTTGCCAAAGGGAGCAACCGACCTGAAGGTATTTGTCGACAAGGTAATTGAGGATCTTATAAACAGTGGGGAGATGGACCAGATATTCCTAAACGAGACCCTTAAATGGCTTGGTGGAAGCTGA
- a CDS encoding 4Fe-4S binding protein, whose protein sequence is MSYRLRGYATVEELRDAGFIPPEELVESKAIAVSECIEMIPCNVCQSVCPVKAIRVEGLSGRPRIDWDRCTGCGVCVGSCPGQAMFMVGRAGNDYIVGLPYEFLPRAEKGKRAVLMGRDGRELGEGEITRVFEINKTQVVFVKVPRDLIWEVRSIRVK, encoded by the coding sequence GTGAGCTACAGGCTTAGAGGTTATGCTACGGTTGAAGAGCTACGAGACGCTGGCTTCATCCCGCCCGAAGAGCTAGTCGAGTCTAAGGCTATAGCCGTCTCAGAGTGTATTGAGATGATCCCATGCAACGTCTGTCAGTCTGTTTGCCCAGTTAAGGCCATACGTGTCGAAGGTCTCAGTGGGAGACCGAGAATAGACTGGGATAGATGTACGGGCTGCGGTGTATGTGTTGGTTCATGTCCTGGACAGGCCATGTTCATGGTGGGAAGGGCAGGCAATGATTACATAGTAGGACTCCCATACGAGTTCCTGCCACGCGCAGAGAAGGGTAAGCGGGCAGTACTAATGGGCCGAGACGGTCGGGAGCTTGGAGAAGGTGAAATTACGAGAGTTTTTGAAATTAACAAGACTCAGGTTGTATTTGTAAAGGTGCCAAGGGATCTTATATGGGAGGTGAGAAGCATACGGGTGAAGTGA
- a CDS encoding DUF2208 domain-containing protein produces the protein MRHALLLQYLLGFVLMVLFSYMNAHYPDKTWLFFTLYLLVFMGIIFFVTGRQAQNIFRDLEEVKKGEIIYQADPDQSLKLREKDMEKTQGELAAQFKVSLIPMLTMILFLMVFYIPSFRQFFQNIGNTLTQDQKMAMFYSFLAMYGSFYLISMITGLYTRRVQSKTGTLTIATKYTITSRGIIVDDRLPIKFPLKGSIGTDNKRKFVEITLIQQVMGSQVKQRIRLYTPEPSKLANLLKEKGMMQK, from the coding sequence ATGAGGCATGCATTACTGCTGCAATACCTGCTAGGATTTGTTCTCATGGTACTTTTCTCCTACATGAACGCACACTACCCTGATAAGACATGGCTCTTTTTCACACTTTACCTGTTAGTTTTTATGGGCATAATCTTCTTCGTAACTGGTAGGCAAGCCCAGAATATCTTTAGAGACCTAGAGGAGGTTAAGAAAGGCGAGATAATATATCAGGCCGATCCGGATCAGAGCCTTAAGCTTCGCGAGAAGGACATGGAGAAGACTCAGGGTGAGCTCGCAGCTCAATTCAAGGTGTCATTGATTCCCATGTTGACGATGATCCTTTTTCTCATGGTTTTTTACATACCTTCCTTTCGACAATTCTTTCAGAACATAGGAAACACACTCACACAGGATCAGAAAATGGCGATGTTCTATTCTTTCCTGGCTATGTACGGCTCATTCTATCTAATCTCGATGATCACTGGCCTCTATACCAGGCGTGTTCAATCTAAAACGGGGACACTTACAATAGCGACAAAATACACAATAACCTCTAGAGGTATTATAGTGGACGACAGGCTTCCAATAAAGTTTCCACTAAAAGGCTCTATCGGCACCGATAACAAGAGGAAGTTCGTAGAGATAACACTAATCCAGCAAGTCATGGGTAGCCAGGTCAAGCAGAGAATAAGGCTTTACACGCCTGAACCCTCAAAGCTTGCCAACCTTCTTAAAGAAAAAGGTATGATGCAAAAGTAA
- a CDS encoding amino acid ABC transporter ATP-binding protein, with protein sequence MTEIVLEMEDIWAGYDEQPVVKGVSLKVQKHEKVVIMGPSGSGKSTLLKTAVLLVKPFKGRIYLDGEELTAENVDLRAARAKTGFVFQSYNLFPHLKVIDNITLPLRIVKGYTREEAIKKALEVLEEVNLRGFEEKYPLQLSGGQQQRVAIARALAMDPILLLLDEPTSALDPELKAEVLDTLKEVARRGIAMLAVTHELDFTKEIADRVIIMEDGAIVESGQAKEVLENPSTERTRKFLRLIQKV encoded by the coding sequence ATGACAGAGATAGTGCTTGAAATGGAAGATATTTGGGCAGGCTACGATGAGCAACCCGTAGTAAAGGGTGTTTCTCTCAAGGTACAGAAGCACGAGAAAGTTGTGATAATGGGTCCAAGCGGAAGCGGTAAAAGTACCTTGCTAAAAACAGCGGTACTACTTGTTAAGCCCTTTAAGGGCAGAATATACTTGGACGGCGAAGAGCTCACCGCAGAGAACGTTGACCTTAGAGCAGCTCGCGCAAAGACAGGTTTTGTCTTTCAAAGCTATAACCTATTCCCCCATCTAAAAGTGATCGACAACATAACTCTGCCGCTACGCATCGTGAAAGGATATACTAGAGAAGAAGCAATTAAAAAGGCTCTTGAGGTTCTCGAAGAAGTCAACCTTCGAGGATTCGAGGAAAAATATCCTTTACAGCTAAGCGGTGGACAACAACAAAGGGTTGCCATTGCAAGGGCCCTCGCCATGGATCCTATTCTGCTCCTCTTAGATGAACCAACCTCTGCACTTGACCCAGAGTTAAAGGCTGAGGTTTTGGACACTCTCAAAGAAGTTGCTCGTAGAGGCATAGCAATGCTCGCCGTAACCCATGAATTGGACTTCACAAAGGAGATCGCTGACCGTGTAATAATAATGGAGGATGGCGCCATTGTGGAGAGCGGTCAGGCTAAGGAGGTGTTGGAAAATCCATCCACGGAACGCACGCGGAAATTCCTAAGGCTTATCCAGAAGGTTTGA
- a CDS encoding amino acid ABC transporter permease: MDFISFVIEYLPFISQGMLTTLQLSIISFLMGLILGAFLLALTLSPLRPVARAYIEPIRGTPLLVQLFVLYFGLPSIGIKLDAFTASILALGLNSGAYQAEIFRSAVKGIPDVQILSAESLGFTQYQTFRYVILPQALRISIPSLVNEFVTVIKESSLAAVIGIVELTRRGQYVAAYTYRAFEAYLIVAFLYFVLCYVFSHGSRVLERKVRIPGYTGA; the protein is encoded by the coding sequence ATGGACTTTATTAGCTTTGTTATTGAATATCTACCCTTTATCTCTCAGGGAATGCTCACCACTCTTCAACTCTCAATAATCTCTTTTTTGATGGGCTTGATACTCGGTGCTTTTCTCCTAGCGCTCACGTTATCCCCTCTAAGGCCGGTTGCCCGGGCATATATTGAGCCGATACGTGGGACTCCTCTACTCGTCCAGCTCTTTGTTCTCTATTTTGGTTTGCCGTCCATAGGAATAAAACTAGATGCCTTTACAGCCAGTATTCTAGCCCTTGGCCTTAATAGCGGGGCTTATCAAGCAGAGATATTCCGGTCTGCGGTGAAGGGAATACCGGATGTTCAGATACTCTCAGCCGAGTCTCTAGGTTTCACACAATACCAGACTTTCCGGTATGTTATATTACCACAAGCCTTACGGATTTCGATACCTTCGCTTGTAAACGAGTTTGTAACCGTGATTAAGGAAAGTTCGCTGGCCGCGGTGATAGGTATCGTAGAGCTTACGAGGCGTGGGCAGTACGTGGCAGCGTATACCTATAGGGCGTTTGAGGCATACTTGATAGTAGCTTTCCTCTACTTTGTTTTATGCTATGTCTTCTCTCACGGTTCCCGTGTTCTAGAGAGAAAGGTCAGAATACCAGGCTACACGGGTGCGTAG
- a CDS encoding dehydroquinate synthase/iron-containing alcohol dehydrogenase family protein: MVSIVSFIDSLELIDKEGAVIVYDDPGLVIKNANSILVDELELTKLDTPHLIIQNSLQQRILGIGGFKAVNAAKILSVKRLRKGGLKQAIFESPRPHIPVTLVPLRPALCSEVSSLTLVFDETVPVYYALFIRPERIVIPEKVFMENIKGNELVALLLESDTRSLSTGEYVSLCLRLSKRLFGVHFIISLSLAALTGLKLDSVIPCVAKATGYPRAASCDVNVVDKIHTLIEKKIDHLVEHSWSFYMNFLIYWGVNNRGELYRRYLGLKPSG, translated from the coding sequence ATGGTGTCGATAGTCTCCTTCATCGACAGCTTGGAACTAATAGATAAAGAGGGTGCGGTGATAGTCTACGATGATCCGGGACTTGTTATTAAAAACGCTAATTCGATACTCGTAGATGAGTTAGAGCTCACCAAGCTTGATACTCCACATCTCATAATTCAGAATAGCTTGCAGCAGAGGATTTTAGGGATAGGAGGATTTAAAGCCGTAAACGCTGCAAAGATTCTCTCGGTAAAAAGGCTCAGGAAGGGCGGGCTCAAACAAGCAATTTTTGAGTCTCCCAGACCTCACATCCCGGTAACTCTTGTCCCGCTCCGCCCAGCACTCTGTAGCGAGGTGAGCTCTCTAACTCTTGTTTTCGACGAGACAGTACCAGTTTACTATGCTTTGTTCATCAGGCCCGAGAGAATTGTTATACCTGAAAAAGTCTTCATGGAAAATATCAAAGGTAATGAACTTGTCGCGCTTCTCTTGGAGAGCGACACGAGGAGTCTTTCGACTGGAGAATACGTGTCTCTTTGCCTGAGACTGTCAAAGAGACTATTCGGTGTCCACTTCATCATCTCGCTTTCACTAGCCGCACTCACAGGCCTCAAGCTGGATAGCGTCATACCGTGTGTGGCCAAGGCCACAGGTTATCCGAGGGCTGCCAGCTGCGACGTGAATGTTGTAGATAAGATACATACCTTGATAGAGAAAAAGATAGACCACCTTGTCGAACACTCTTGGTCTTTCTATATGAACTTCTTAATCTACTGGGGGGTAAACAACAGAGGTGAGCTCTACCGGCGCTATCTGGGTCTCAAACCTTCTGGATAA
- a CDS encoding ROK family protein, which yields MKYALAVDIGATNTRVGIGNSDGELLQIESFKTWDFQDPLKYVEHIARVANGILKSFNVEVVGMGVGSPGPLDIKKGEIINAPNMPFKKLELVKLLKEFTGLRVAFANDAVTAVVGERYWGEGSKHENIVYVTISTGIGGGVYVDGSLLLGKDGNAHEIGHLVVDSRERLTCGCGKKGHWEAYSSGSGIPRFARFLAEVEREKIEGSVLKDRKDLDAPLIFEAYRKGDPLALLVISEVRRLNAYGFAAIVNYYDPEIITVGGSVALNNVDILLNNIRGEVEKYAINRVPDIKPTKLGQNIGIAGALALGLGLEPKIPLR from the coding sequence GTGAAATACGCGCTCGCGGTTGACATTGGAGCTACAAACACCCGTGTGGGCATTGGAAACTCGGATGGAGAGCTTTTACAAATAGAAAGTTTTAAGACATGGGACTTCCAAGACCCACTAAAATACGTAGAGCATATTGCCAGAGTAGCTAATGGAATTTTAAAAAGCTTCAACGTGGAGGTCGTAGGGATGGGAGTCGGGAGTCCAGGTCCACTCGACATCAAGAAAGGTGAGATAATCAATGCGCCAAACATGCCATTCAAGAAGCTCGAACTCGTTAAACTCCTCAAAGAGTTTACAGGTCTACGCGTCGCTTTCGCAAACGATGCAGTAACAGCCGTTGTCGGTGAAAGGTACTGGGGAGAGGGTTCCAAGCATGAAAACATTGTTTACGTGACTATTAGCACTGGTATAGGTGGTGGAGTATACGTTGACGGATCCCTTCTTCTAGGCAAGGATGGCAACGCGCATGAAATAGGTCATTTGGTAGTGGACTCCCGAGAAAGGTTGACCTGTGGCTGTGGGAAGAAGGGACATTGGGAGGCATACTCTTCTGGGAGCGGGATTCCTAGGTTTGCAAGGTTTCTGGCCGAGGTCGAGCGCGAGAAAATTGAAGGCTCCGTACTGAAGGATAGAAAAGATTTAGATGCACCCCTAATTTTCGAAGCTTATCGTAAGGGGGACCCGTTAGCACTCCTCGTCATATCAGAGGTTAGAAGGTTAAACGCGTACGGTTTTGCAGCTATTGTAAACTACTACGACCCTGAGATAATAACTGTAGGAGGCTCTGTAGCCCTAAACAACGTCGACATACTGTTGAACAACATTAGGGGGGAAGTGGAGAAGTATGCCATCAACAGGGTTCCGGACATCAAGCCGACGAAACTAGGCCAAAACATAGGGATTGCGGGAGCACTTGCCTTGGGATTGGGCTTAGAGCCAAAAATCCCTCTCAGGTAA
- a CDS encoding (2Fe-2S)-binding protein yields MKAYICMCEKVTLEDVDKALKEGIRDLESLKRKLRIGMGPCQGRFCIPALISYVSRKLGVPPEKLAYPIVRPPLEPVPAKLFLQVKYDEI; encoded by the coding sequence GTGAAAGCCTACATATGCATGTGTGAAAAGGTTACTCTCGAGGATGTCGACAAGGCTCTAAAGGAGGGTATAAGGGATCTCGAGTCGCTCAAAAGGAAACTAAGAATAGGGATGGGTCCGTGCCAGGGTAGATTCTGCATCCCCGCACTCATTTCCTATGTTAGTAGAAAGCTAGGTGTTCCACCCGAGAAGCTTGCCTACCCAATAGTTAGACCACCATTAGAGCCCGTTCCCGCAAAACTCTTCCTGCAGGTGAAGTATGATGAGATATGA
- a CDS encoding NAD(P)/FAD-dependent oxidoreductase: MRYETIIIGGGITGLATAFSLANKGAGKVVVLERNYLGSGSTFRSAGGIRASFTSKEHIALMKRSIELWGKLASELSIKYARSGYLWLSSTEKGFEKLKAYMKLHNESGVPTRIVEEDFVKQVAPHVDTSRLVGALFDPLAGKASPFDTIYKLYAAARSLGVEFRTEENVEEIITHQNVVQGVRTSNQRLEAENVVVATGAYVHELLKPLSVDPHVEPIPHYAAITEEFGRLFDPLIIDFESGAYAVQTFHGNVIMGVETPEKPYSSLEVSIKFLYKVVKEWSKWLTWLPEVNILRHWPGYYEVTPDHHPVLGPVNKYEGLYVATGFSGHGFMMGPVTGEIIANWILRGDPGIPEARNLTLERFESGKLIQELAVIG, translated from the coding sequence ATGAGATATGAGACTATCATAATAGGCGGGGGTATTACGGGCCTGGCTACAGCTTTCAGCCTTGCAAATAAGGGTGCTGGTAAAGTTGTGGTCCTGGAGCGAAACTATCTCGGTTCCGGTTCCACCTTCCGTTCCGCGGGGGGGATCAGGGCGAGCTTTACCAGCAAAGAGCATATAGCACTAATGAAGCGAAGCATCGAGTTATGGGGGAAGCTCGCAAGTGAGCTGAGCATAAAATATGCGAGAAGCGGATATCTCTGGCTCTCCTCAACCGAGAAAGGTTTTGAGAAGCTTAAAGCATACATGAAGTTGCACAACGAGAGCGGGGTTCCTACACGTATAGTGGAGGAGGACTTCGTAAAACAGGTAGCGCCTCACGTGGACACAAGTAGGCTTGTAGGGGCCCTCTTCGACCCTTTAGCCGGGAAGGCCAGTCCATTCGACACTATTTACAAGTTATACGCGGCGGCGAGATCGCTTGGCGTGGAGTTCCGCACGGAGGAAAATGTCGAGGAAATAATAACGCATCAAAACGTTGTACAGGGTGTTCGCACTTCAAACCAGCGTCTAGAAGCGGAAAACGTGGTCGTAGCTACAGGTGCTTATGTGCACGAGTTACTGAAGCCCTTAAGCGTAGACCCCCACGTGGAACCGATTCCACACTACGCAGCAATAACTGAGGAGTTTGGAAGACTATTCGACCCGTTAATAATAGACTTTGAGAGTGGTGCTTATGCCGTCCAAACATTTCATGGCAACGTAATCATGGGCGTGGAGACTCCAGAGAAACCCTACTCTAGTCTTGAGGTAAGCATTAAGTTCCTCTACAAGGTTGTAAAAGAGTGGTCTAAGTGGCTTACCTGGCTTCCCGAAGTAAACATTCTAAGACATTGGCCTGGCTACTATGAGGTTACACCCGACCATCACCCTGTGCTCGGCCCTGTCAACAAGTATGAGGGGCTCTATGTTGCGACCGGCTTTAGCGGACACGGCTTTATGATGGGGCCTGTAACAGGAGAGATTATAGCGAACTGGATACTCAGAGGAGATCCTGGAATTCCCGAGGCTAGGAACCTTACCCTGGAAAGGTTCGAGAGTGGCAAGCTCATCCAGGAGCTAGCGGTTATCGGCTAG
- the cysS gene encoding cysteine--tRNA ligase, which yields MLQVYNTLSRSLEVFQPVNPGRVLMYVCGPTVYDYSHVGHARTYVAFDVIKRYLRLIGYDAFHVQNITDIDDKIINRARDEGKNWREIVDEYSKDYLDALKKLNVFVDIHPRVTEHISEIIDFIQKLIEKGHAYVAPSGSVYFDVDTYGDYGRLSGRQDKKMWSQEEFATEKKNPYDFALWKARKPGEPYWDSPWGPGRPGWHIECSVMSSRYLGTRFDIHGGGSDLIFPHHENERAQSESLFGEKPWVKYWMHTGMLQVGGEKMSKSLKNIVPLKDLFNSYDPLVVRLWLASAHYRTILSFSDEILQQARSNLERLRGAALLVQKLFKEVEPAGRLSDEDLVTLKEMSQLRRDFYEAMNSDFNASAAFASVMQLTSIIYSRISSKPSYTTVYIAYRLLEEFNRVLGVLDDIMYETPSETIPVEQLVDLIVEVRNVLRSQRNWELSDYIRSRLSDLGIVLMDEKNKTRWLLRR from the coding sequence GTGTTACAAGTCTATAACACTCTATCGCGAAGTCTTGAGGTGTTTCAGCCTGTAAACCCTGGAAGAGTTCTGATGTATGTCTGCGGTCCGACAGTCTATGATTATTCCCATGTTGGGCACGCCCGAACCTATGTAGCTTTCGACGTGATAAAACGTTATTTGAGGCTTATAGGCTACGACGCTTTTCATGTTCAAAACATTACTGACATCGACGACAAGATCATAAACAGGGCACGTGACGAGGGAAAGAACTGGAGGGAAATCGTCGATGAGTACAGCAAGGACTACCTAGATGCGCTGAAAAAACTCAATGTTTTTGTGGACATCCATCCACGAGTCACAGAGCACATAAGCGAGATCATAGATTTCATCCAAAAGCTCATAGAAAAGGGTCACGCTTACGTGGCGCCAAGTGGCAGCGTATACTTCGACGTGGACACGTACGGCGACTACGGCAGGCTGAGTGGCCGTCAGGATAAAAAGATGTGGAGTCAAGAGGAGTTTGCTACTGAGAAGAAAAACCCTTATGACTTTGCGCTTTGGAAAGCCCGTAAACCAGGCGAGCCATATTGGGACTCACCCTGGGGTCCCGGGAGACCTGGCTGGCACATCGAATGTAGCGTGATGTCCTCACGCTACCTTGGAACCAGATTTGACATACATGGAGGAGGCTCTGACCTGATCTTTCCTCATCATGAGAACGAGAGGGCCCAAAGCGAGTCATTGTTTGGAGAGAAGCCTTGGGTGAAGTATTGGATGCACACCGGGATGCTACAGGTTGGTGGTGAGAAGATGAGTAAGAGTTTAAAGAACATTGTGCCTCTCAAAGACTTATTCAACTCCTACGACCCCTTAGTGGTCAGGCTCTGGCTGGCCAGTGCCCATTATAGGACTATACTTAGTTTCTCCGATGAGATTCTCCAACAAGCGCGCTCTAACCTGGAGAGGTTGAGGGGGGCCGCGTTACTAGTACAGAAGCTCTTCAAAGAGGTGGAGCCGGCTGGCAGGCTTTCAGATGAAGACCTTGTCACCTTGAAAGAAATGTCCCAGCTTCGCAGAGATTTCTATGAAGCCATGAATTCTGACTTTAATGCTAGCGCCGCGTTTGCCTCCGTCATGCAATTAACCTCGATTATATACTCCCGGATATCTAGCAAACCTTCTTACACAACGGTCTATATAGCATACAGGTTGCTTGAGGAGTTTAACAGAGTATTGGGTGTTTTAGATGACATAATGTATGAGACTCCGAGTGAGACGATACCAGTAGAGCAATTGGTAGATCTCATAGTCGAGGTTCGCAACGTGCTACGCTCACAGCGTAACTGGGAGCTAAGCGACTACATCAGATCTAGGCTCTCAGACCTGGGAATAGTGCTAATGGATGAAAAGAATAAAACACGGTGGCTGTTGCGCAGGTAG
- a CDS encoding FAD-dependent oxidoreductase — MRIREHPILDFTRGPPLKFTFNGNILEGYPNESVLAALWANGIKSLKKGGPPQGPFCQIGYCSGCMARVNGRPRVRTCLEPVSEGLIVEIEEEPLPPKVTHEAEEGKAEIIETDVMVVGSGPAGISAAIAARGEGLRVDVFERHFRPGGQLVKQTHKFFGSGKLFGGQRGFQIARRLIQDANSLGVRIHTRAPVIGWFKEGFFAVAAQDRLVLVKPRTVIVSTGAVERFLPFPGNTLPGVMGAGAAQTLMNEYGVKPGNRAVVVGAGNVGLIVAYQLLQAGVEVAAVVEVMKEIGGWLVHAAKLRRRGIPILTSHTVIRAEGKNSVERVIVSQVNDKFEPIPGTEKTFEADLLLLAVGLTPEARLLAEMGARMVWTSELGGYVPYRNKYMETSIPGVFVAGDASGIEEATTAILTGRIAGYSAAINILGPRDELLRKREEAIRELEAARMTPFSTKVLKGVGKVMLSELQA, encoded by the coding sequence GTGCGAATCAGGGAACATCCTATACTAGATTTCACCCGGGGTCCCCCTCTAAAATTCACCTTTAACGGAAATATCCTTGAAGGATACCCTAACGAGAGCGTACTCGCTGCGCTATGGGCTAACGGTATAAAAAGTTTAAAGAAGGGAGGTCCCCCTCAAGGCCCTTTTTGCCAAATAGGCTATTGCTCGGGCTGCATGGCGCGGGTAAACGGACGACCCCGTGTTAGGACGTGTCTGGAACCTGTCTCTGAGGGGCTTATCGTTGAGATCGAGGAAGAACCACTTCCCCCGAAGGTCACACATGAAGCCGAAGAAGGAAAAGCAGAGATAATTGAGACAGACGTGATGGTTGTGGGGAGCGGGCCCGCCGGTATTTCCGCGGCTATAGCTGCTAGAGGGGAAGGATTGAGGGTAGATGTTTTCGAGAGGCACTTCAGGCCGGGTGGACAACTAGTGAAGCAGACACACAAATTCTTCGGCTCAGGCAAGCTTTTTGGTGGTCAGCGGGGTTTCCAGATAGCTCGGAGGCTAATCCAGGATGCTAACTCTCTCGGCGTGAGAATACATACGAGAGCCCCGGTGATAGGGTGGTTCAAGGAGGGCTTTTTCGCTGTGGCGGCTCAAGATAGACTCGTTCTTGTTAAGCCTCGTACTGTTATCGTATCAACGGGCGCCGTTGAGAGGTTTCTGCCATTCCCGGGAAACACGCTTCCCGGTGTAATGGGTGCAGGAGCGGCGCAGACGCTGATGAACGAGTACGGGGTAAAGCCTGGAAACAGGGCAGTGGTGGTCGGTGCCGGAAATGTCGGGCTTATTGTGGCGTATCAGCTTCTACAGGCAGGTGTTGAGGTTGCAGCCGTCGTTGAAGTCATGAAAGAGATAGGGGGCTGGCTTGTCCACGCTGCCAAACTCAGGAGGAGGGGTATACCTATACTTACTAGCCACACAGTGATAAGAGCGGAGGGAAAGAATAGCGTAGAGCGCGTCATCGTATCTCAGGTCAACGATAAATTTGAGCCAATACCGGGTACCGAGAAGACTTTTGAGGCTGACCTTCTACTCCTAGCCGTGGGTCTCACGCCTGAAGCTAGGCTACTAGCAGAAATGGGTGCTAGAATGGTTTGGACAAGTGAGCTTGGAGGTTATGTTCCATATAGGAACAAATATATGGAGACAAGTATTCCAGGAGTATTCGTTGCAGGCGACGCGTCCGGCATAGAGGAGGCGACGACAGCTATACTCACTGGGAGGATCGCCGGATACTCTGCTGCAATCAATATTCTAGGACCACGTGACGAACTTCTAAGGAAAAGAGAGGAGGCCATACGGGAACTCGAAGCAGCGCGCATGACGCCATTCTCTACCAAAGTTTTGAAGGGAGTAGGCAAGGTGATGCTGAGTGAGCTACAGGCTTAG
- a CDS encoding oxygen-binding di-iron domain-containing protein: MQTSETMLTLYSKDAHSFTVFRELTPQGYVQANQIVIADSGEGLLADPSGRVIFSRLLAEVSIIVPAPKIKYLFFSHQDPDVIGAASSWYTALPNAKIVLPEIWARFVPHVFPPEVSPGNRFLLVPEQGTELELGNCKLKVIPAHFLHSPGNNQIYDPCSKILFSGDLFASVFPDQVGYDFVKDFDGHIKYMEPFHKRYMAGNKAIQAWLNRIKGLEIETIVPQHGAILSGKDVVEKALKWIESLKCGIDLL; the protein is encoded by the coding sequence ATGCAAACATCTGAAACCATGCTGACATTATATTCGAAGGATGCACACTCATTTACCGTTTTCAGAGAGTTAACACCACAAGGCTACGTCCAAGCAAACCAGATTGTTATAGCAGACTCAGGCGAAGGCCTCTTAGCTGATCCAAGCGGTAGGGTTATCTTTTCGAGGCTTTTAGCAGAAGTCTCAATCATAGTTCCAGCGCCTAAGATAAAGTACCTTTTCTTTTCGCACCAGGATCCCGACGTAATCGGGGCTGCTTCAAGCTGGTATACGGCGTTACCTAACGCAAAGATAGTGCTCCCTGAGATTTGGGCTCGCTTCGTGCCACACGTGTTTCCCCCAGAAGTATCGCCGGGTAACCGTTTTCTACTAGTCCCGGAGCAGGGTACAGAGCTAGAGCTCGGAAATTGCAAGCTTAAAGTAATACCTGCGCATTTCCTGCACTCACCTGGGAACAACCAGATATACGATCCATGTTCAAAGATATTGTTCTCCGGAGATCTCTTCGCGTCGGTGTTTCCGGATCAGGTTGGTTACGACTTTGTCAAGGATTTTGATGGACACATCAAATACATGGAGCCTTTCCACAAGAGATACATGGCGGGAAACAAAGCTATTCAGGCCTGGCTTAACAGAATAAAGGGTTTGGAGATCGAGACAATTGTGCCTCAACACGGAGCTATACTTAGCGGGAAAGATGTCGTTGAAAAAGCTCTAAAGTGGATCGAGAGCCTTAAGTGTGGAATTGATCTCCTTTAA
- a CDS encoding winged helix-turn-helix domain-containing protein — protein MPDKVLTLREALSHPLRRAIVSCLIENPGLSVRQLARELGVSIGSLSGHLVILERVGLIREVRLSKKLQLYVNEEMLMPRTLDRRHDLSIIWSEHGGLSSV, from the coding sequence ATGCCCGACAAGGTCCTAACTCTCCGAGAAGCATTAAGTCATCCTCTAAGGCGGGCAATAGTATCCTGCCTTATCGAGAACCCGGGCCTAAGTGTAAGACAACTAGCCCGTGAGCTAGGCGTTAGTATAGGCTCTCTCTCGGGACACCTTGTGATCCTAGAACGAGTGGGGCTTATCCGGGAAGTGCGCTTATCGAAAAAATTACAGCTCTACGTGAACGAGGAAATGTTGATGCCCAGAACTCTCGATAGGCGGCACGATCTGAGCATAATATGGAGTGAACATGGTGGTCTTTCCTCCGTCTGA